The Larus michahellis chromosome 18, bLarMic1.1, whole genome shotgun sequence genome contains the following window.
CAGCAGcccaaggaaattaaaaatgaaaaccctgACATAATTCTTATACCTTAACCGACCACTTGAGAGTTAATATCTTGGTCTAAGGAAGCAGAAAGTGCAGCCGCTTCCCTGCAAAGAGAGAGAAGTGCGATAATGAGGCAATGCACATTTAGTAGAGCAATGAGTTTTGCAAGACATGAAATGAGAGGGACACTACTTTAAAATGCCACCAGGCCTGAGTGAAAGTATTTTCTGTCAATAATTTGATAGCTTCATTTTCACGCTTTTTGTTGGTATGCTTTATTAAAGAAAACTTGTaacttcagtgcttttttttttgcatggaagCACTGAATTAAAACTTTTACAGCTATCTACAAAAATAACTATCATTCCTGTGTTGGCTGCTTCCCTATTTGTTATGCAAATACTATTCTATCAATTTTGGACACTGGCGTGGCCTGAGGCTGCACATTAAATATGATTTAGCTAATTACCAGAGGCTTGGCCACAGTTCCTGCTCTTGAGTGTCTCACCATGTGCGGTGTGGTCAAATGCAAGCTCCGTCCTCTCCCTGTTCAGCTGAGTTTCCTGAGTATTTTTATGACACCCACtctagaaacaaaatatttctacttttaaGCGTTTATAAGTCATAAGCAAGTCTTACAAAACATGTAACTGACTTAAAAACCACTGAGTACTTCAAGTAAGAATGTGGCAGTCAGCTCTGTTTTTGAGCCAACAGGATATGCCCAACtcttattttcagtctttctcaTAGCAAGCGGCaggaatgggtttttttgttgtttttaagctGAAAGTACGTGTCCCACAACTACTTGCTCCAGAAACCTGCAGCTGAAGAACACCCCGGTGTGCAGAGCTTGCCATTACCTCAAAACCTGGAGCTGGGGGCGCCAACCCGGCCTTCCCTGCGGTTATGGGGCAGACAGACCACAGCCCATGCCTGAACCCATTCTCTCCTGCCCCTGGAGTTTCCTACCCTTGCCCACAACAGTGGAAACACTTCATAAGAGTCAAAAATAAATTTCGCTATGCACTGTGGAAGAGCGACCTGGTAGTTTCTCAAGCCTGGCGCTGAGGCGTGACAGCGCCGGAGCCCAGGGGGGCGGCTGGCACCTGCCGCCCTTCACAGCCCTGTGAGACACAcacgcccccctctcccccaccaaaaaaaaaaaataataaaggaatgtTTAAAAGGCAGGGGGTGGGGTGAGGAAGAAAAGGGTGAGGAGCTGGGGACGCCCTTTCCCGCCCGAAGCGCCGCGCTGAGGCGAtggcccgcccgcccccgccgctgaggggaggaaaagggcGGGAAGCGGCGGGCGCGCGCAAGGCGGTTGGCggcgcgcggcggccgttggggcggagggcggggggcggcggcggcatggcggggggcggcgggaggccgcgctccccgccgcgggcGCTGCTggggatggcggcggcggtggtggccgCCGTGATGGCGGGCTGGGGCGGTCCCAGCGCAGGTACGGAGGGAGGGAGCGGCAGGGGGGCGGCCTCCCCCCGGTGCCGGCTCCTCAGGAGGCTGCtgagggccggggcggggggcagccctcAGCTGTGGGGACACCTCTCTGAGGGGAGCGGTTGTGCTCTGCAGCACCGTCCTTCAGCCATAAAATGCCTTTTAAGTGGGAAGGTGCGGGtcccagcagcaccttctccctCACACCCGAGTCCTGGATGGCAGCGGTTGCACAGGGCCATCCTGGTCATCCACCATGGCCCAAAAAAGCACAAATCATCACGATTTTCACCTCTCCTGGGGGCTCTCATAACAGAAACCCTCACGCCTGGACATCTGCCCACCACTTCCCAAAGGCAAAAGCTCACAGGTGCTTCAAAACTCAATATCATGCTCAATATCACCACATTGCACCCGTCCTGATTCTCCCTGGGGTCGCTGTGAAGAGCCTTAGCTTTCTAGTTAGATTTTATAGCTATTTTACTGGCTTTTTGTAAAGAGAAAGGCTCAGCTTGGTTAGAACCTGCTGTATAAAGTCAGGTTTGCAACCTGGGCACTGAAGCAACAAAACCAGGCAAGTCAGAGCTCACGTTTTTAAGAAAAGGAcatgaggagaaaggaaaaataaggcaaGAAACTCACTAGGACAAAATAAAAGATTAACAATCGCACATTGAGATTTCTCTCCATAACATTCTAAGTCCTTTTCCCTACAGTGAGAGCTGTACCTATGGAAGAGCGACATTCTGTTGGTTTAGTAGAAAAGAATTATGTTTATGGCGATATCAAACATGAAGGTAAACttgtcttttttatcttttttttttttttttgaggtcttACTAGGCTTTTAAAACGGAGTTTTAATACAGTGATCACAGAGACAACCCTACACACGGACGCAACAGCTAAACACAATGCTGGAGACTCCAGACTCAGGGTTGGGTTTAGAAATACATTTGCCCCGTGGTGCTGCTCTAAAGCCCCTTCTGAAAATTTAAGGTCTACATGAGGGTCCCACTCAGCAACAGGCTCAAAATCTGGCGATTTTGGTGACCCTGCAACGCGATTTGTGGGGGACCGACGCGTCTCCTCCGCCCAGTCAGCACCAACCACGCCGTGGACAGTTCCGTGATTTATTAATAACAGCAAACgcagataaagaaaattaaccttATACTTCTCAAGTCCAAACATGAAAAGTAAATTTTGCATGACatcaaattagtatttttttcttaaatgcgtGTTTTGGTGCTTTCATGCCATATaagcatttcttcttctcttgtaTTCCAGTTAGCGTTTACGTTAAGGTGTTTGCAAACAGCCCGTTTCTAATATGTATGGATTTGGCTCGTTCTCAAGAAGAACTAATAGATCCCAAGTATTTGTGGATTGgtccagatggaaaaaaattagaaggtTAGTCACTTTGTTCGGACTACAAAGGATTTCCAGCCTGCCTGCCTTAgccattttttccccagtcactAATAGAACAGGCTTTGTACGGTACTTTTTCACAAACTTAGTAACAGCCTCTGCCTTGAGGGGCGGGGAGGCCATCAGGAAAATATGCTGAGATAGAGAAAtagtttctgttttctatttacaAGGGAAAAAGTCGACCACAAATGGCTAAGTAGATTACTGTACCTGAAATCacatattttccttgtttctaCTGATGCCACCCTACAATAGGACGGTGGGTCCAAACAGTCACTTGGTCCTTTGTCAATTTTTTCCACGAGGTCTGACATCAGACTACATTTCTCTTCTCCCCCTAAAATTTTCAAATGCTTGAGATAGGAGGAAACTTGCAATAAGTCCTAAAGGTCATAAATTTTAGACTGTTGCAGAGTAGCACGAATCAAGTCTCATTATGTACTAGAAAAAGATCTCATCTTCAAATGTTCTAAATGAGCTGAACATCAGAAACCAAACATTTCCAGTAATCAAGTGTTTCCTGTTTCTATTCTAGGGCGAAGGTATGTGAATCTTACAGAAACAGGAAAGCTGATGGTGATGGGTTTTAAGGAGTCTATGTCTGGAGCCTATACTTGCACTCTTTCtcacaaaatcatagaaactacaacacaagaagaaagagaaatgtttgaGGCATATCAATTTATGGTATATGGTAAGATTGCTAACTTACTACTAAGCTAATGCACATAGCCTTTGTGAAGTGCATGTTTATTGCAAGgcttgattaaaagaaaaaattagttaACATTTTCTCCcagaatagaaaataaattgtttatatttatacacacacacaccccctcacagttttggaaaaagttttaaataactgCTACGAAGGATACACGGCCACTCAAAGAATGACATAATCTCTGCCCTTAATAAGAACAAAGTGAACCACAGTAATTGCAGTGATATCCAAGATCTGAAAATGCAGCTCGTGTCTGAGCGCCATCTCCTGCGAGAGATTACCAAACCGACCATACGCTGGTGCAGAATGAGCCCTCTGCCCCCACCGCGCCAGCTGCACTCGAGCCTTCTTCCACTGTTCGTAACCACCGGTCACCAATATCACCTCCCCACCcacaaaataacatttccaaaaatgctggagaaacactaacttttaaaataattttaaaaaacattcactCCTACACCATAATTGCATAGAATGTTTTTGGGTAATCCCAGTCCATTTCCATTACACAACTTTGTAGACATGCTAGTTCTGTCTTATTTTACTGTtcgcctccctttttattttaatagttgggagcagagcctggtaacataaatacataaattccTGTAAATTTTTAACTAAAAGGTGTCTTACTATTTGAGTCAGCTACGACAGGGATAAATTTGTTCTGGTTAATGCGtaagctttatttatttgtttacttttgaaCAAGAGCCTGTGTTTCAGATACAAAGTACACTGATGCAGATGATAAGGTTCTGTATAAGATTCAACTTGCAACTTCACCGCAGAACTCACAcacaaactgttttctttaagCCTACAGAGAAGCTGACCATGCGTATCAGGCATTTGTTCGCTTTACTACAAGGGAATGCGAGCTGGCAGCTAACAGCCTGTTCTTTGAGGAACTAAAGAAAATCTTAAACAACATCATCTCTGATCTGACGTGTCACATCATAGACTCATCCTGCAAATGCCATTCTGTCAAGCTACCAAAACAAGGCCTCCTGCACGAACTATTTGTTAGCTTTCAAGGTAACAGATTTCAATGTTTGTTTGGGAGGGAACATCTATTTATGAACAACCCCAGAGTACTATAAACATCATCTGAAATACATTGAAGTCGAGTATAGCTTCAGAAACTGTTTCCCTGCTTTCTTTCGGAGCCCCTGTATTTTTTCTCAATAGCCCACAGATGGAGCTAAAATGCAGTTTATACGTTGAATTTGTAGCATTGTACTTACAACCTTAGTGAGAAATGTTGCTTTCGAAGGTGTGCAGTTTGGAAGGACTGTTGAAAGGAGATAGCTGCTAAGATCCCatgatgtgatttttatttttttttaaagaaaaccagccatatttggttttcattatttgatttttaataagtCTGTGACCTCTGTGGTTTTGCTTAATTCTAGGAAACTGCACAGAGGTTAAATGTAAGAGCCTCACAGTTCCCTTATGGTAATACCCATGTGGCTGTATTGCCTTGCAAAACAAGCTAAATCAACCCTGATGGCTGCCCTAATTTAGAGATGTTTTATCGCTGAGGAAAGGAAGTTATTCATTAATGCTTTGACCACATTCTCTCCTGTATCTGTTCTCATTGTGTGCCAAAAGGCACCATCCAACAGGTTATGGAATGGTTTTGTGATCATTTTCTCCTCAGTAAAGTCAAGAAACGTTCAGAACAAACTTAAGACCTGAAGGTTTTAAGTTTACATAAAACTTCAGCCCTTTCTGT
Protein-coding sequences here:
- the ZPBP2 gene encoding zona pellucida-binding protein 2; its protein translation is MARPPPPLRGGKGREAAGARKAVGGARRPLGRRAGGGGGMAGGGGRPRSPPRALLGMAAAVVAAVMAGWGGPSAVRAVPMEERHSVGLVEKNYVYGDIKHEVSVYVKVFANSPFLICMDLARSQEELIDPKYLWIGPDGKKLEGRRYVNLTETGKLMVMGFKESMSGAYTCTLSHKIIETTTQEEREMFEAYQFMVYAYREADHAYQAFVRFTTRECELAANSLFFEELKKILNNIISDLTCHIIDSSCKCHSVKLPKQGLLHELFVSFQVNPFAPGWEEVCHQVPYDCEAATNMRVQEARDRIGEFFHKQTYALKHRFQTVPIIHYMDNSFSVIRIDSCRPGFGKNDITHKNCASCCVVCGPGTFSPNNEVTCQTCTRPRVKMYGARSC